Proteins from a genomic interval of Denticeps clupeoides chromosome 20, fDenClu1.1, whole genome shotgun sequence:
- the LOC114769951 gene encoding WNT1-inducible-signaling pathway protein 1-like isoform X2 translates to MSWFLAWILLHQAFSQNASVMTPIPDPTHLEAYNRTQYCKWPCKCPRAPLTCPLGVSLVTDGCDCCKTCARQVGESCNEKDTCDHHKGLYCDYSSDKPRYEQGVCAYLSGTGCEYEGVVYRNGQSFQPNCKYQCLCVNGAIGCLGLCNDSQPPRVWCRTPSRVRVPGRCCETWVCDEPRRGRKAAPRHAVQAPEHQKADRHENCPVQTTPWSPCSRTCGRGVSMRISNGNKQCQMMKESRLCSIRPCQVDISKHFRPGKKCLNIYRERQPSKFTISGCTSKKAYWPKYCGVCTDNRCCIPYKSKSVTVDFECPSGATFSWQVMWINACFCNLSCKKPGDIFAELGQHFGFSEVMN, encoded by the exons ATGAGTTGGTTCCTGGCGTGGATTCTACTTCATCAG GCCTTCTCCCAAAATGCCTCTGTCATGACGCCCATACCAGACCCCACTCACCTGGAAGCATACAACCGGACCCAGTACTGCAAGTGGCCCTGCAAGTGTCCCAGGGCTCCGCTGACCTGTCCCCTGGGGGTGAGTCTGGTAACGGACGGCTGTGACTGCTGCAAGACCTGCGCCAGGCAGGTCGGGGAGTCGTGCAATGAGAAAGACACCTGCGACCACCACAAGGGACTGTACTGTGACTACAGCTCAGACAAGCCTAGGTACGAACAgggagtgtgtgcat ATCTGTCCGGCACCGGCTGCGAGTACGAGGGCGTGGTCTACCGCAACGGGCAGAGTTTCCAACCCAACTGCAAGTACCAGTGCCTGTGTGTGAACGGGGCCATAGGCTGCCTGGGGCTGTGCAACGACTCTCAGCCGCCCAGGGTGTGGTGCCGGACCCCGAGCCGCGTGAGGGTCCCGGGGCGCTGCTGCGAGACCTGGGTCTGTGACGAGCCCAGGAGGGGGCGCAAGGCCGCTCCTCGGCATGCCGTGCAGG CACCCGAACATCAAAAAGCTGACCGGCACGAGAACTGTCCCGTGCAGACCACTCCCTGGAGCCCCTGCTCCAGGACCTGTGGCCGAGGCGTGTCTATGAGGATCTCCAATGGCAACAAACAGTGCCAGATGATGAAAGAGTCGCGACTCTGCAGTATCCGACCTTGCCAAgttgacattagcaaacacttcAGG CCTGGGAAAAAGTGCCTGAACATCTACAGGGAGAGGCAGCCATCCAAATTTACCATCTCGGGCTGCACCAGCAAGAAGGCATACTGGCCCAAGTACTGTGGGGTCTGCACGGACAACCGCTGCTGCATCCCCTACAAATCCAAGAGCGTGACGGTCGACTTTGAATGTCCCAGCGGTGCCACGTTCTCCTGGCAGGTCATGTGGATCAACGCGTGCTTCTGCAACCTCAGCTGCAAGAAGCCCGGCGACATCTTTGCGGAGCTTGGGCAGCACTTCGGGTTCTCAGAGGTAATGAACTGA
- the LOC114769950 gene encoding protein NDRG1-like isoform X1, whose amino-acid sequence MDDIQLVESRPLIPEKDLEVLGKVLQQLEIKEHDVETPHGRVHCTMKGVPKADRPVILTFHDIGLNHKTCFDALFSHEDMQEIMQHFAVCHVDAPGQHEGANTFSTGYEYPSMDHLSETLPVVLKHFGLKSVIGMGVGAGAYILSQFALDYPTMAEGLVLININPCAEGWMDWAAQKISGWTHAMPDMIITHLFGKEEIHHNHDLIATYRHHILNDMNQFNLQLFVKSYNSRRDLEIERPIPGGNINARTLKCPALLVVGDSSPAVDVVVECNTKLDPTKTTLLKMADCGGLPQVDQPGKLTEAFKYFIQGMGYMPAASMTRLVRSRTASGSSVTSFDGSRSRSHTNEGNRSRSHTNEGNRSRAHTADNQRGRSQTDQPMDTAGNSGVDQAVLKSTEVSC is encoded by the exons ATGGACGACATCCAACTTGTTGAGTCCAGACCACTGATTCCCGAGAAGGATTTGGAG GTACTCGGGAAAGTTCTTCAGCAGCTTGAAATCAAG GAGCACGATGTGGAGACGCCCCACGGCAGAGTTCACTGCACCATGAAAGGGGTCCCCAAAGCAGACCGTCCTGTCATCCTTACCTTTCACGACATTGGCCTAAACC ACAAGACCTGCTTCGACGCCCTGTTCAGTCACGAAGACATGCAGGAGATCATGCAGCACTTCGCGGTGTGCCACGTCGACGCCCCCGGGCAGCACGAGGGCGCCAACACCTTCTCCACCGG GTATGAGTACCCTTCCATGGACCATCTGTCCGAGACTCTTCCTGTTGTCCTCAAACATTTTGG CCTGAAGAGCGTAATCGGAATGGGGGTCGGAGCCGGCGCGTACATCCTCTCCCAGTTCGCC TTGGACTATCCCACCATGGCGGAGGGCCTGGTTCTGATCAACATCAACCCGTGCGCCGAGGGATGGATGGACTGGGCGGCCCAGAAG ATCAGCGGCTGGACCCACGCCATGCCAGACATGATCATCACTCACCTGTTCGGAAAG GAGGAAATCCACCACAACCACGATCTGATTGCCACCTACCGCCACCACATCTTGAACGACATGAACCAGTTCAACCTGCAACTCTTCGTCAAATCCTACAACAG CCGGAGAGATCTGGAAATCGAGAGGCCGATTCCTGGAGGAAACATCAACGCCAGAACCCTGAA GTGTCCTGCTCTTCTGGTGGTGGGGGACAGTTCGCCTGCTGTCGACGTTGTG GTGGAGTGCAACACAAAACTGGACCCAACAAAGACCACACTTCTCAAG ATGGCGGATTGCGGAGGCCTGCCGCAGGTGGACCAG CCTGGAAAACTGACCGAAGCTTTTAAGTACTTCATCCAGGGCATGGGCTACA tgcctGCAGCCAGCATGACCCGGTTGGTCCGGTCCCGCACCGCGTCCGGGTCCAGTGTCACCTCCTTCGACGGCTCCCGCAGCCGGTCTCACACCAACGAGGGCAACCGCAGCCGATCCCACACCAACGAGGGCAACCGCAGCCGCGCCCACACCGCCGACAACCAGCGAGGCCGCTCCCAGACCGACCAGCCCATGGACACCGCCGGCAACAGTGGCGTGGACCAGGCCGTGCTCAAGTCCACCGAAGTGTCCTGCTAG
- the LOC114769951 gene encoding WNT1-inducible-signaling pathway protein 1-like isoform X1, with translation MSWFLAWILLHQAFSQNASVMTPIPDPTHLEAYNRTQYCKWPCKCPRAPLTCPLGVSLVTDGCDCCKTCARQVGESCNEKDTCDHHKGLYCDYSSDKPRYEQGVCAYLSGTGCEYEGVVYRNGQSFQPNCKYQCLCVNGAIGCLGLCNDSQPPRVWCRTPSRVRVPGRCCETWVCDEPRRGRKAAPRHAVQGTGCRDPDPEAPEHQKADRHENCPVQTTPWSPCSRTCGRGVSMRISNGNKQCQMMKESRLCSIRPCQVDISKHFRPGKKCLNIYRERQPSKFTISGCTSKKAYWPKYCGVCTDNRCCIPYKSKSVTVDFECPSGATFSWQVMWINACFCNLSCKKPGDIFAELGQHFGFSEVMN, from the exons ATGAGTTGGTTCCTGGCGTGGATTCTACTTCATCAG GCCTTCTCCCAAAATGCCTCTGTCATGACGCCCATACCAGACCCCACTCACCTGGAAGCATACAACCGGACCCAGTACTGCAAGTGGCCCTGCAAGTGTCCCAGGGCTCCGCTGACCTGTCCCCTGGGGGTGAGTCTGGTAACGGACGGCTGTGACTGCTGCAAGACCTGCGCCAGGCAGGTCGGGGAGTCGTGCAATGAGAAAGACACCTGCGACCACCACAAGGGACTGTACTGTGACTACAGCTCAGACAAGCCTAGGTACGAACAgggagtgtgtgcat ATCTGTCCGGCACCGGCTGCGAGTACGAGGGCGTGGTCTACCGCAACGGGCAGAGTTTCCAACCCAACTGCAAGTACCAGTGCCTGTGTGTGAACGGGGCCATAGGCTGCCTGGGGCTGTGCAACGACTCTCAGCCGCCCAGGGTGTGGTGCCGGACCCCGAGCCGCGTGAGGGTCCCGGGGCGCTGCTGCGAGACCTGGGTCTGTGACGAGCCCAGGAGGGGGCGCAAGGCCGCTCCTCGGCATGCCGTGCAGGGTACGGGATGCCGCGACCCTGACCCCGAGG CACCCGAACATCAAAAAGCTGACCGGCACGAGAACTGTCCCGTGCAGACCACTCCCTGGAGCCCCTGCTCCAGGACCTGTGGCCGAGGCGTGTCTATGAGGATCTCCAATGGCAACAAACAGTGCCAGATGATGAAAGAGTCGCGACTCTGCAGTATCCGACCTTGCCAAgttgacattagcaaacacttcAGG CCTGGGAAAAAGTGCCTGAACATCTACAGGGAGAGGCAGCCATCCAAATTTACCATCTCGGGCTGCACCAGCAAGAAGGCATACTGGCCCAAGTACTGTGGGGTCTGCACGGACAACCGCTGCTGCATCCCCTACAAATCCAAGAGCGTGACGGTCGACTTTGAATGTCCCAGCGGTGCCACGTTCTCCTGGCAGGTCATGTGGATCAACGCGTGCTTCTGCAACCTCAGCTGCAAGAAGCCCGGCGACATCTTTGCGGAGCTTGGGCAGCACTTCGGGTTCTCAGAGGTAATGAACTGA
- the LOC114769950 gene encoding protein NDRG1-like isoform X2: MVLEDSDMECVFEIEISEHDVETPHGRVHCTMKGVPKADRPVILTFHDIGLNHKTCFDALFSHEDMQEIMQHFAVCHVDAPGQHEGANTFSTGYEYPSMDHLSETLPVVLKHFGLKSVIGMGVGAGAYILSQFALDYPTMAEGLVLININPCAEGWMDWAAQKISGWTHAMPDMIITHLFGKEEIHHNHDLIATYRHHILNDMNQFNLQLFVKSYNSRRDLEIERPIPGGNINARTLKCPALLVVGDSSPAVDVVVECNTKLDPTKTTLLKMADCGGLPQVDQPGKLTEAFKYFIQGMGYMPAASMTRLVRSRTASGSSVTSFDGSRSRSHTNEGNRSRSHTNEGNRSRAHTADNQRGRSQTDQPMDTAGNSGVDQAVLKSTEVSC; encoded by the exons ATGGTTCTCGAGGACTCGGACATGGAGTGTGTCTTTGAAATTGAGATTTCT GAGCACGATGTGGAGACGCCCCACGGCAGAGTTCACTGCACCATGAAAGGGGTCCCCAAAGCAGACCGTCCTGTCATCCTTACCTTTCACGACATTGGCCTAAACC ACAAGACCTGCTTCGACGCCCTGTTCAGTCACGAAGACATGCAGGAGATCATGCAGCACTTCGCGGTGTGCCACGTCGACGCCCCCGGGCAGCACGAGGGCGCCAACACCTTCTCCACCGG GTATGAGTACCCTTCCATGGACCATCTGTCCGAGACTCTTCCTGTTGTCCTCAAACATTTTGG CCTGAAGAGCGTAATCGGAATGGGGGTCGGAGCCGGCGCGTACATCCTCTCCCAGTTCGCC TTGGACTATCCCACCATGGCGGAGGGCCTGGTTCTGATCAACATCAACCCGTGCGCCGAGGGATGGATGGACTGGGCGGCCCAGAAG ATCAGCGGCTGGACCCACGCCATGCCAGACATGATCATCACTCACCTGTTCGGAAAG GAGGAAATCCACCACAACCACGATCTGATTGCCACCTACCGCCACCACATCTTGAACGACATGAACCAGTTCAACCTGCAACTCTTCGTCAAATCCTACAACAG CCGGAGAGATCTGGAAATCGAGAGGCCGATTCCTGGAGGAAACATCAACGCCAGAACCCTGAA GTGTCCTGCTCTTCTGGTGGTGGGGGACAGTTCGCCTGCTGTCGACGTTGTG GTGGAGTGCAACACAAAACTGGACCCAACAAAGACCACACTTCTCAAG ATGGCGGATTGCGGAGGCCTGCCGCAGGTGGACCAG CCTGGAAAACTGACCGAAGCTTTTAAGTACTTCATCCAGGGCATGGGCTACA tgcctGCAGCCAGCATGACCCGGTTGGTCCGGTCCCGCACCGCGTCCGGGTCCAGTGTCACCTCCTTCGACGGCTCCCGCAGCCGGTCTCACACCAACGAGGGCAACCGCAGCCGATCCCACACCAACGAGGGCAACCGCAGCCGCGCCCACACCGCCGACAACCAGCGAGGCCGCTCCCAGACCGACCAGCCCATGGACACCGCCGGCAACAGTGGCGTGGACCAGGCCGTGCTCAAGTCCACCGAAGTGTCCTGCTAG